In the genome of Achromobacter sp. MFA1 R4, the window GACCGCTCAGGCGGTCCACCAGCGCCTGCAGGCGGTCGGCTTCGGAAATGATGACCTGGGTGTATTCGGCCAGGGCCGCGCTGGGCAGCTCGGCTTCCAGCAGTTGCGCGGCGCCGCGCAGGCCGCCCAGGGGATTTTTGACTTCATGCGCCAGATTGCGCAGCAATTCGCGGTGGGCTTCGATCTCGTCCACCAGCCGGTGGTTGCGATCGGCCAGGACGCGCTGCTCGATTTCGCGCGTCTCGATCAGCACCGGCCAACGCTGGCCGGTCAGGCCGACGGTCGTCACGGCGACTTCCACGGATTCGGCGGCGCGGCGCAGCGAGGCCAGTTGCCTCACGTCCGCGTACCGGCCGCCCGCGGCGCGGTCGATCGATGACTGGATATTCTCTGGATTGTCGAACAGGGTGGCGGCGGACTGCCCGCCCAGTTGCTTGCGCGAGCGGCCGAAAAGGTCCTCGGCGGCTGCGTTGGCGTATTCGATGTGGCCGCGCTCGTTGACCAGGAAAACTGACGTGGCTAGCAGATCGAGAGCTTCTACATTCATTTTCAACGTACCCGAATGGACAGGGGAAAGCGGAACGCGTCCGCGACGGGGGCGCCGGCCCGGCGCCCTGCCCGCCGGCGCGGGCCGGGCAGGCAGTTCGTCGGACGGCGACCTGGTGGTGCGCATGGTGTGGGCCCTGGTTTCTGCCTACATCATCGCGCTCCCCCCAGCCACGGCCTCAATGCATCAGAGGCTGTAGTACATGTCGAATTCGACCGGGTGCGTCGTCATGCGCAGACGCGTCACATCGGCCATCTTCAGGTCGATGTAGGCGTTGATCATGTCGTTGCTGAACACGCCGCCACGGGTCAGGAACTCGCGGTCCTTGTCCAGGGCTTCCAGCGCTTCTTCCAGCGAGGCGCAAACGGTCGGGATCTTCGCGTCTTCTTCCGGCGGCAGGTCGTACAGGTTCTTGTCGGCCGGATCGCCGGGGTGGATCTTGTTCTGGATGCCGTCCAGGCCGGCCATCATCAGGGCCGAGAAAGCCAGGTACGGGTTGGCCAGGGGATCCGGGAAGCGCGTTTCGATACGACGGCCCTTCGGGTTGCCCACGTAGGGGATGCGGATCGAGGCCGAACGGTTGCGGGCCGAGTAGGCCAGCTTGACGGGCGCTTCGAAGTGCGGGACCAGGCGCTTGTACGAGTTCGTGCCGGGGTTGGTGATGGCGTTCAGGGCACGCGCGTGCTTGATGATGCCGCCGATGTAGTACAGGGCGAATTCGGACAGGCCGGCGTAGCCGTTGCCCGCGAACAGGTTCTGGCCGTCCTTCCAGATGGACTGGTGGACGTGCATGCCGGAGCCGTTGTCGCCGACGACGGGCTTGGGCATGAACGTGGCGGTCTTGCCGTAGGCGTGGGCCACGTTGTGCACGATGTACTTGACGATCTGCGTCCAGTCGGCGCGCTGGACCAGCGTGCTGAACTTGGTGCCGATTTCGAGCTGGCCGGGGGCAGCCACTTCGTGGTGGTGCACTTCAACCGGCACGCCCATCTGTTCCATCAGCAGGCACATTTCCGAGCGCATGTCCTGGAACGAATCGACCGGCGGGACGGGGAAGTAGCCGCCCTTCACGCCCGGACGATGGCCGGTGTTGCCGCCTTCGAATTCCAGGCCGGTGGACCACGGGGCTTCTTCGGACTTGATCTTGACGAACGTGCCCGACATGTCGGTGTTCCAGGTCACGCCGTCGAACACGAAGAACTCGGGTTCCGGACCGAAGTAGGCGGTGTCGCCCAGGCCGGAGGACTTCAGGTAGGCTTCGGCGCGCTTGGCCAGCGAACGCGGGTCGCGGTCATAGCCCTTCAGGTCCGACGGTTCGACCACGTCGCACGACAGGATCAGGGTCGGCTCTTCGCGGAACGGATCCAGGTTCGCGGTGGAGCAGTCGGGGATGAGGAGCATGTCGGAGGCTTCGATGCCCTTCCAGCCCGGGATCGACGAACCGTCGAAAGCCTGCCCGCTTTCCAGCTTGTCTTCATCGATAGCAGTGGTGGGCACGGAAACGTGGTGCTCACGGCCAACCGTATCGGTAAAGCGGAAATCCACGAATTTCACTTCGTTATCGGCGATCTGTTTCAGGACGTCTTTCGGGCTTGCCATGTCATCTCCATTAGATAAAAGGGTCGAGGGCTTTGCCCGTCGACTGGCATAAAAGTAGGAAGCAATATGCGTGCCAGGTTTTACCCCCGGTATTCCCGGAGGGAGGCGGTGCGGGTTTGGGGAAATGTAGCACCATCGTGGTGCAAAAGATGGGGCACGATCGCCCCATCCTGGTGCTTGCACCTTACAGGAACATTTCCTGCAGGTCATTGAGGAATCGCCAGCCCAAGGGCGTGGCCCGCAGGCGGGTGGGATCGGCGTCCAGCAGGCCCCGTTTCGAGGCTGCCTCCAATTGGTGCGCGATGACGGCAAGCGACAAGCCGGTGCGTTCATGGAAGGCGGTGGCCGCCACGCCCTCTTTCAGGCGCAGCGCATTGAGCATGAATTCGAACGGCAGCTCGTCCGGCCCGACCTGGTGGCTTTCGGCCAGATGGCTGCCGTCGCGCGCCATGGCTGCCTGCATCCAGGAGTCCGGACTGCGCAGCCGGGCCTCGCGCACGATGCGGTCGTGAAACGACAGCTTGCCGTGCGCGCCGGGACCGATGCCCAGGTAGTCGCCGAATTCCCAGTAATTCATGTTGTGCCGGCAACGCCCGCCCGGCTTGGCGTAAGCCGACACCTCATAGCGCGCCAGCCCCGCCGCGGCCAGATCGGCTTCCACCGCGTCCTGCATGGCGGCGCTGGTGTCGTCGTCGGGCAGGTCTTCGGGCGGGAACTTCGCGAAGACCGTATTGGGCTCCATGGTCAGGTGATACAGCGACAGATGCTCGGTGCCGAAGGCAATGGCCTGCCGTAGATCGGTTCTACAGGCGTCCAGCGTCTGGCCGGGCAAAGCGAACATCATGTCCAGGTTGACCCGCGGCGCGGCGCGCTGGGCCATGTCGATCGCGGCGCGGGCCTGGGCGGCGTCATGGATGCGGCCCAGCTTCTTGAGCTGCGCGTCGTCAAAGCTCTGGATGCCCAGCGAAAACCGGGTGACGCCGCTGGCCGCGTAGTCCCGGAAGCGGTCCGCCTCGGCCGTGCCGGGGTTGGCCTCCATCGTGATCTCGGCGTCCGGCCACAGATTCAAATAGGCCCGAAGCATGGCCAGCAGTTCGTCCAGCCCGGCGGCGGACAGCAGGCTGGGCGTGCCGCCGCCGATGAAGACGGAAATCACCTGGCGGCCCCAGATCGACGGCAACGACTGCTCCAGGTCGCTGCGCAGGGCATCCAGATAAGCGCGTTCCGGGATTTCGCCCGGCGCGGCGTGTGAATTGAAGTCGCAATAAGGACACTTGCGCACGCACCAGGGCACGTGGACGTAGACCGACAGCGGCGGCAGGCTGGTCAGCGTGGCGCCCGCGGGCACGACCAGTCGCGACGCGGGTGCGCCCATGTCATTGCGGATGGGTATGGTGATGGACATGCAAAATTCCTGGCGCCCCGGGGGGCGCCTTGGTCAGGCCTGGCTCAGCTTGCTGAGCAGCTCGCGCAGCGCCCGGGCGCGGTGGCTGACCCGGTTCTTTTCGTCGGGATCCAGCGACGCGGCGGTCAGCGCCATGTCGGGCAGGTAGAAATGCGGATCGTAGCCAAAGCCGTTGGCGCCTTCGGGCACGTCGATGATCTCGCCGTGCCACAGGCCTTCGCCGATGATCGGGCGCGGATCGTTTTCGGATCGCACCAGGGCCAGAACGGCCACGTACCAGGCGCTGCGGTCGGCCACGTCCGCCAGGTTGCGCACCAGCAGCGCGTTGTTGGCCGCATCGGACTTTTCTCCGCCGTGCATCTTGGCATAGCGCGCCGAATAGACGCCGGGCGCGCCGTCCAACGCAGCCACGCACAGGCCGGAGTCATCGGCCAGCGCCGGCAGCCCGGTGAGGCGGCTGGCGTGGCGCGCCTTGGCCAACGCGTTCTCGACGAACGTGACGTGCGGCTCTTCGGCTTCAGGCACGCCCAGGTCGCCTTGCGGAACCAGTTCAATGCCCAGGGGCGCGAACAAGGCGGAAAACTCGCGCAGCTTGCCGGCATTGTTGGACGCCAGGACGACGCGGCGCAGGGTATCGGGAATCTTGGGGGAAGTCATAGCGCGGATTGTATAGGCCCCGGCCCCCTGCGGGCGCGCATCCCACGATGCAGGCGCGGGTACCGCCGGGGACCGCAAATGCCGGTTGACACTTTTGTAACAGCGACTGAATATTGCACGTCACGATTCGGCGAAACAATGCGGCGCAACAGCGCGGCGCAACAACGCAGACATATTTTGTCGTCAATATGACCCATCTTGTCACTGATCGTATCTCAATGCCCCGGCGATGAACTCACTTCACGCTTTGCCCAGGCCGGCCGCGTCCCGCGCACTCCTCAACCCAGCCCACGGAGCGCCCGCCCATGCCAGCCTGGCCGGCATCCTGCGCGAAAGATTGTTGCGGCCCCGCTTCCAGCCGGTGGTCGACCTGTCGCACAGCCGTATCTATGGCCACGAAAGCCTGATCCGCGGCCCCGCCGACACTCCCCTGCACTTTCCCGACGCCCTGTTTGCCGAGGCGCGCCGCCAGGGGCTGCATCCGCAGCTCGAACTGGCCAGCTTCCGCGCCGGGGCGCGCGGGTTTGAACAGAACGACGCCGCCGGCAAGCTGTTCCTCAACCTGTCCGGATCGGCCCTGCTCCATTACTGGACGCTGTGGGGCCACGACATGCCGGCCCGGCTGCTCAAGGATTGCGCACTCGAACCGGGCAACATCATCGTCGAGCTCACCGAACAGGACCCGCTGTCGGACCGCATGGGCGAGCTGCACGACGCATTCGCCTGCCTGCGCGAGGCCGGCATGCGCATCGCGCTCGACGACTACGGCGTCGGCAATTCCAATCTGCAACTCTGGGCGGAAACCCAGCCCGAGCTGGTCAAGATCGACCGTTATTTCTTTGACGGCATCGGCCACGACGAGCGCAAGCAGAACATGGTGCGCGCCATTCTGAAGGTCGCGCAGCACCTGGGCACCTCGGTCGTTGCCGAAGGCATCGAAACCGCCGCGGACCTGGCGGTGGTGCGCGAACTGGACATCCGCTACGCGCAGGGCTGGTTCCTGGGCATGCCCGACGAGACGCTGTTGACCGAACTGACGCCGCCGCTGCGCGATTCGCTGCGCTCGCGCTCGTCGGCCCCGGTGTCGCAACGCTCGGCGGGCGGTACCGCGGCCAGCCTGCGGGTCGAGGCGCCGGCCGCCCTGCTGACCAAGCACACCAACGACGACGTGCACCGGCTGTTCATCGAACACAAGAACCTGCACGCCGTGGCGGTGATCGACGGCGACAACCGGCCGGTCGGCATCATCAACCGGCGGGATTTCTCGGAACACTACGCCCAGCGCTACACGCGCGAGCTGTTCGGGCGCGATGCCTGCTCGACCTTCATGAATGCCGAGCCCGTGCTGGTGGACGTGAACGTGTCCATCGACCAGTTGAGCCATGTGCTGATCTCCGAAGACCAGCGCTACCTGATGGACGGGCTGATCATCACCCGCGAGGGCCGCTACGACGGCCTGGCCACGGGCGAGACGCTGGTGCGCTCGGTGACCGAAATGCGCATCGAGGCCGCCCGCTACGCCAATCCGCTCACCTCGCTGCCGGGCAACATTCCCATCAGCCGGCACATCGCCACGCTGCTGGAAGACGCCGCCGACTTCACCATCTGCTACGGCGACCTGAACAACTTCAAGCCGTTCAATGACGTCTACGGCTATTGGCGCGGCGACGACATGATCATGCTCACCGCCGAGGTCATCAAACGCCACTGCGATCCGCAGCGCGACTTTGTAGGACACGTGGGCGGCGACGACTTCGTCGTGCTGCTGCGCAGCGCGGACTGGATGGCGCGCATCGAGCGCATCATCGCGGAGTTCAACGAGGCGGCGGTGGCCCTGTACGACGAACAGGGCCGCCGCAACGGCGGCATCGAGGCCGAGGACCGCTACGGCGTGCCGCGCTTCTTTCCCTTCGTGACGCTGGGCGTGGGCGCCCTGACCGTCACACCCTCGCTATGCGAGCGCATCCGCCCGGAGGACATCGCGTCGGCTGCCGCGCATGTCAAGCACAAGGTCAAGCACGGGAACCTGTCGCTGGTGGCCGAGCGCTACGCCGGGGCCATCCTGCCGCAACTCACCGGCTAAGGCCTGGACGCCGGCGGGCTGCGCCCCCTGGGCGATCTGGAACTTGGCCACGGCGCGGCGCAATCCCTGCGCCTGCGATTCCAGCGCGGCCGCTGCCGCCGCCGTCTGCTCGACCATGGCGGCGGTTTCCTGCGTGGCGCGCTCGATGTCGGCCACGGCATCGTTCACCGACGCAATGCCCGCAGCCTGTTCGGCCGTGGCGCTGGAAATCTCGGCCACGATCTGCGTGACGCTGTCCACGGACGCGACCATGTCGCGCATGGTCTCGCCCGCCAGCTTCACGTGGCGCACGCCGGCGTCCACCCGCCCGGCCGAGTCTTCGATCAGGCCCTTGATCTCGCGGGCCGCCTGCGCGCTGCGCTGGGCGAGCGACCGCACCTCGCCCGCCACCACCGCAAATCCCTTGCCCTGCTCGCCGGCGCGCGCCGCTTCCACCGCCGCGTTCAGCGCAAGAATGTTGGTCTGGAAGGCGATGCTGTCCACCACACCCACGATCTCGCCGATGCGCCGCGCGCTGTCCGCGATGCCCTGCATGCTGTGCACGACTTCATCGACCGCCTGGCCGCCGCGCTGCGCCAGTTGCGTGGCGCTCAGCGCCTGGCGGCTCGCCAGGTCGGCATTGCCAGCGGTCAGCTGCACGGTGTGCGCAAGCTGCGTCATGTTGGCCGCCGCTTCCTGCAGCGACCCGGCCTGGCGCGCCGCGCGGTCCGACATGTCGGCGCCCCCGGCCGCGATCTCGCCGGACCCCGTGTGGATTTCCTCGACGCCCTGGCGCACCGACGCCACCGCGGCCGACAGCCCCGTCTGCATGCGCCGCATCGCCGAATACAGCACGCCGATCTCGTTGTCGCCGCGCAGGGCGATCGCGCCGGTCAGGTCCCCGTCCGCAATGCGGTCGAAGTGCGCGCCCGCCTCGTTGAGCGGGCGCAGGATGCTGCGGCGAAATGCCAGGCGGATCAGCACGGCCAGGATCAGCACGAAGCCCAGCACGCCAGCCGCGACCAGGATCACCCGCTCCAGCGTGCGGCTTGCGCCCGCCACCGCTTCCTGGCCCCGTGCGCGCGCAAAGGCTTGGTAGCCCTCGGCCCGCTGGACATAGGCCGCGCCGCTGGCGGGCAATGCCTTGTCCGTCAGGCGGTTGACCTCAATGCCGTTCCAGCCCTGGATCGCCTTGTGCATCGGAACCAGGGTCTGGTCCGCGAAGGCGGCATAGGCCGCCAGCACCTGCCCGAAAAGCGGCGCGCCCTGCGCACTGTCGTCCGGGTTGGCGCGCAGCCGCGCCAGGCTGGCCGCGGCCTGCTTGAGCAAGGTGTCGGCCTGCGCGAGCGACGTGTTGCGCGCCTCTTCAAGGCCGCCCTCCATGGCGGTCTTGGCGTCCGTCAGGGCCGCGCGCGCCTGGAACAGCCGGCTGGTCATGTCGGCCAGATCGCTCGCCCTTTCGATGCTGCCGCGCCCCAAGGCCTCGATATCCGCGCGGTTGTCGCGCAATACCGTGATGCCCGCCGCCGCGGCGACCGCGAACAGCACGACGAACAAGGCAAGAATGGCCGACAGCGCCGTCGTGACCCTCAGATTTTTCCGCATATGAATCCGTGTGTAGCCTCGCCGCCTGCGCGGCAGTGCTGCGGATTATGGCCACCCAGTTTGGCAATTTCTTGACACAACCTCGGAACCGCATGTCGCACTGCCGTCATGAAGGCGCGCTTTTGCGATCAGGAACCCCGTATTAACGAATTGTGAATTGGCACGTCTGCCGTGTTGCGGCACATTCGATGCTGAATCGAACCATCCCACCCACCCGATAAGCAGCCCTATGCCCCACGCCTCCCACGCCTACCAGGACATCCGCGAAGCCGTGCGCGACCTCTGCGCCCAGTTCCCTGCCGACTACTTCCGCAAGATCGACGAGGCGCGCGGCTACCCCGAGGATTTCGTCCGCGCCCTCACCGAAGCCGGCTGGCTGGCCGCCCTGATCCCGCAGGAATACGGCGGCTCGGGCCTGGGACTGACCGAGGCCTCGGTCATCATGGAAGAAATCAACCGCAGCGGCGGCAACTCCGGCGCCTGCCACGGCCAGATGTACAACATGGGCACGCTGCTGCGCCACGGCTCCGAAGCCCAGAAGCGTGAATACCTGCCCCGCATCGCCGCCGGCGAACTGCGCCTGCAGTCCATGGGCGTGACCGAACCCACCACCGGCACCGACACCACCAAGATCAAGACCACCGCGGTCAAGCGCGGCGACCGGTACGTCATCAACGGCCAGAAGGTCTGGATCTCGCGCGTGCAGCATTCGGACCTGATGATCCTGCTGGCGCGCACCACGCCGCTCGACCAGGTGACGCGCAAGTCCGAAGGCATGTCGATCTTCCTGGTCGACCTGCACCACGCGGTCAAGCACGGCATGTCGATCCGCCCCATCCCCAACATGGTCAACCACGAGACCAACGAGCTCTTCTTCGACAACCTGGAAATCCCCGAAGAAAACCTGATCGGCGAAGAAGGCAAAGGCTTCAAATACATCCTGGACGGCCTGAACGCCGAACGCACGCTGATCGCCGCCGAGTGCATCGGCGATGGCTACTGGTTTGTCGACAAGGTCACGGCCTATGCCAAAGAGCGCGTGGTGTTCGGCCGCCCCATCGGG includes:
- the glnL gene encoding nitrogen regulation protein NR(II) — translated: MNVEALDLLATSVFLVNERGHIEYANAAAEDLFGRSRKQLGGQSAATLFDNPENIQSSIDRAAGGRYADVRQLASLRRAAESVEVAVTTVGLTGQRWPVLIETREIEQRVLADRNHRLVDEIEAHRELLRNLAHEVKNPLGGLRGAAQLLEAELPSAALAEYTQVIISEADRLQALVDRLSGPQRVPLNARPVNIHEICERVCALIQAEFRNDVTIQRDYDASVPDLKGDAARLMQAVLNVARNAAQELVARPQGPQTEPGVVTLRTRVARQVMLAHRQHRLALVLSIIDNGPGVPDHIRDRIFHPLVTARAGGTGLGLSLAQDFVQQHGGIIEFESRPGRTEFRLVLPMEPAN
- the glnA gene encoding type I glutamate--ammonia ligase, which encodes MASPKDVLKQIADNEVKFVDFRFTDTVGREHHVSVPTTAIDEDKLESGQAFDGSSIPGWKGIEASDMLLIPDCSTANLDPFREEPTLILSCDVVEPSDLKGYDRDPRSLAKRAEAYLKSSGLGDTAYFGPEPEFFVFDGVTWNTDMSGTFVKIKSEEAPWSTGLEFEGGNTGHRPGVKGGYFPVPPVDSFQDMRSEMCLLMEQMGVPVEVHHHEVAAPGQLEIGTKFSTLVQRADWTQIVKYIVHNVAHAYGKTATFMPKPVVGDNGSGMHVHQSIWKDGQNLFAGNGYAGLSEFALYYIGGIIKHARALNAITNPGTNSYKRLVPHFEAPVKLAYSARNRSASIRIPYVGNPKGRRIETRFPDPLANPYLAFSALMMAGLDGIQNKIHPGDPADKNLYDLPPEEDAKIPTVCASLEEALEALDKDREFLTRGGVFSNDMINAYIDLKMADVTRLRMTTHPVEFDMYYSL
- the hemW gene encoding radical SAM family heme chaperone HemW gives rise to the protein MSITIPIRNDMGAPASRLVVPAGATLTSLPPLSVYVHVPWCVRKCPYCDFNSHAAPGEIPERAYLDALRSDLEQSLPSIWGRQVISVFIGGGTPSLLSAAGLDELLAMLRAYLNLWPDAEITMEANPGTAEADRFRDYAASGVTRFSLGIQSFDDAQLKKLGRIHDAAQARAAIDMAQRAAPRVNLDMMFALPGQTLDACRTDLRQAIAFGTEHLSLYHLTMEPNTVFAKFPPEDLPDDDTSAAMQDAVEADLAAAGLARYEVSAYAKPGGRCRHNMNYWEFGDYLGIGPGAHGKLSFHDRIVREARLRSPDSWMQAAMARDGSHLAESHQVGPDELPFEFMLNALRLKEGVAATAFHERTGLSLAVIAHQLEAASKRGLLDADPTRLRATPLGWRFLNDLQEMFL
- the rdgB gene encoding RdgB/HAM1 family non-canonical purine NTP pyrophosphatase, producing the protein MTSPKIPDTLRRVVLASNNAGKLREFSALFAPLGIELVPQGDLGVPEAEEPHVTFVENALAKARHASRLTGLPALADDSGLCVAALDGAPGVYSARYAKMHGGEKSDAANNALLVRNLADVADRSAWYVAVLALVRSENDPRPIIGEGLWHGEIIDVPEGANGFGYDPHFYLPDMALTAASLDPDEKNRVSHRARALRELLSKLSQA
- a CDS encoding EAL domain-containing protein — protein: MAGILRERLLRPRFQPVVDLSHSRIYGHESLIRGPADTPLHFPDALFAEARRQGLHPQLELASFRAGARGFEQNDAAGKLFLNLSGSALLHYWTLWGHDMPARLLKDCALEPGNIIVELTEQDPLSDRMGELHDAFACLREAGMRIALDDYGVGNSNLQLWAETQPELVKIDRYFFDGIGHDERKQNMVRAILKVAQHLGTSVVAEGIETAADLAVVRELDIRYAQGWFLGMPDETLLTELTPPLRDSLRSRSSAPVSQRSAGGTAASLRVEAPAALLTKHTNDDVHRLFIEHKNLHAVAVIDGDNRPVGIINRRDFSEHYAQRYTRELFGRDACSTFMNAEPVLVDVNVSIDQLSHVLISEDQRYLMDGLIITREGRYDGLATGETLVRSVTEMRIEAARYANPLTSLPGNIPISRHIATLLEDAADFTICYGDLNNFKPFNDVYGYWRGDDMIMLTAEVIKRHCDPQRDFVGHVGGDDFVVLLRSADWMARIERIIAEFNEAAVALYDEQGRRNGGIEAEDRYGVPRFFPFVTLGVGALTVTPSLCERIRPEDIASAAAHVKHKVKHGNLSLVAERYAGAILPQLTG
- a CDS encoding acyl-CoA dehydrogenase family protein, which encodes MPHASHAYQDIREAVRDLCAQFPADYFRKIDEARGYPEDFVRALTEAGWLAALIPQEYGGSGLGLTEASVIMEEINRSGGNSGACHGQMYNMGTLLRHGSEAQKREYLPRIAAGELRLQSMGVTEPTTGTDTTKIKTTAVKRGDRYVINGQKVWISRVQHSDLMILLARTTPLDQVTRKSEGMSIFLVDLHHAVKHGMSIRPIPNMVNHETNELFFDNLEIPEENLIGEEGKGFKYILDGLNAERTLIAAECIGDGYWFVDKVTAYAKERVVFGRPIGQNQGVQFPIARAHINVEAASLMRYEACRLFDAHEPCGAQANMAKLLAADASWEAANACLQFHGGFGFANEYDVERKFRETRLYQVAPISTNLILSYVAEHILGLPRSF